The Chloroflexota bacterium genome has a window encoding:
- a CDS encoding YfcC family protein encodes METKPGAQISTRAFLQSVVILLILMVAAGVLTRVLPAGAYQRTLESGREMLVPDSFQFTARPDYPIWRWFTAPVEVLWAPGSIVVIMIIVFILMVGGAFAVLDASGILRAGIAKIVQWAGGRKYLLLVSVSFFFMALGAFFGIFEEVVPLVPVMLALSFYLGWDSLVGLGMSILATNMGFSAAITNPFTIGVAQKIAELPLFSGAWLRVLIFLCLYALLAVFLVRYARKVERKPEASLVYREDQAERARFAASGVDFSAAAPGLGKATAWFGVCVLLIVLTLVAGPFVPALSDFALPLVGLLFLVGGVGAGLIAQEDKRAVWKALAQGIGGIAPGIVLILMAVSIKHIVVSGGVMDTILHYAARPFTQTSPALAALAIYALALVMEVFVASGSAKAFLMMPILIPLADLVGVTRQVTVTAYCFGDGFSNLMYPTNPVLLIVLGLTAVTYAKWLRWSLRLWVWVILATAAFLIIGTAIGYGPF; translated from the coding sequence ATGGAAACCAAGCCAGGCGCGCAAATCAGCACAAGGGCCTTCCTGCAATCGGTGGTCATCCTCTTGATCCTGATGGTGGCGGCGGGCGTGTTGACCCGCGTGCTGCCCGCGGGCGCGTACCAGCGGACGCTGGAATCCGGGCGCGAAATGCTGGTGCCCGATTCGTTCCAGTTCACCGCGCGCCCCGACTACCCCATCTGGCGATGGTTCACCGCGCCCGTAGAGGTGCTGTGGGCGCCGGGCAGCATCGTCGTCATCATGATCATCGTGTTCATCCTCATGGTGGGCGGCGCGTTCGCCGTGCTGGATGCCAGCGGCATCTTGCGGGCAGGCATTGCCAAGATCGTGCAGTGGGCCGGCGGACGCAAGTATCTGCTCTTGGTCAGCGTCTCGTTTTTCTTCATGGCGCTGGGCGCCTTCTTCGGCATCTTTGAGGAAGTCGTCCCGCTGGTGCCCGTGATGCTCGCCCTGTCGTTCTACCTCGGCTGGGATTCGCTGGTGGGCCTGGGCATGAGCATCCTGGCCACCAACATGGGGTTCTCGGCGGCCATCACCAACCCATTCACCATCGGCGTCGCGCAGAAGATCGCCGAGTTGCCGCTGTTCTCGGGGGCATGGCTTCGTGTCCTCATCTTCCTGTGCCTGTACGCGCTGCTGGCCGTATTCCTCGTGCGATACGCCAGAAAGGTGGAGCGCAAGCCCGAAGCGTCGCTGGTGTACCGCGAAGACCAGGCCGAACGCGCGCGCTTCGCTGCTTCGGGGGTGGACTTTTCCGCTGCCGCGCCCGGGCTGGGCAAGGCGACCGCATGGTTCGGCGTCTGCGTGCTTCTCATCGTGCTGACGCTGGTGGCTGGGCCGTTCGTCCCCGCTCTGTCGGATTTCGCTCTGCCGCTGGTGGGCCTGCTGTTCCTCGTCGGCGGCGTGGGCGCGGGGCTAATCGCGCAGGAGGACAAGAGGGCGGTATGGAAGGCCCTCGCCCAGGGCATCGGCGGCATCGCCCCGGGCATCGTGCTCATCCTGATGGCCGTGAGCATCAAGCACATCGTCGTCAGCGGCGGGGTGATGGACACCATCTTGCACTACGCCGCGCGCCCGTTCACCCAGACCAGCCCTGCGCTGGCCGCGCTGGCTATCTACGCGCTGGCGCTGGTGATGGAAGTTTTCGTGGCATCCGGTTCGGCCAAAGCCTTCCTGATGATGCCGATTCTCATCCCGCTGGCCGATCTCGTCGGCGTAACCCGACAGGTGACCGTAACGGCCTACTGCTTCGGCGACGGCTTCTCCAACCTGATGTATCCCACCAACCCGGTGCTCCTCATCGTGCTCGGCCTCACGGCGGTTACCTACGCCAAGTGGCTGCGATGGTCGCTGAGGTTGTGGGTCTGGGTAATTCTGGCGACGGCGGCGTTCCTGATCATCGGCACGGCCATCGGCTACGGGCCGTTCTAG